One Mercurialis annua linkage group LG3, ddMerAnnu1.2, whole genome shotgun sequence DNA window includes the following coding sequences:
- the LOC126674504 gene encoding bystin: protein MKDKKKRSRQQNPEPFFGEDRDANSVKKRSKAPKRHQEQERMISSDMSSKILKEAMLQQKEIQVEEEERNPMNNAFLEADQEVARHQQQELDDDVDDFAGFSDTQTQIGDYDEIDENEEKLLEAFLSKDAGPQQTLADLIIEKIKKQDANGSSEIQALPKLDESLVELYRGLGEFLSKYTIGKMPKAFKHIPAMKFWEDVLYLTKPENWSPNAMYQATRIFSSNFGAKKAERFYKLVLLPRIRDDIKQHKKLHFSLYQALKKSLYKPAAFNKGILFPLCKSGTCNLREAVIVGSIVQKVSIPMLHSSVALLKLAEMEYCGTTSYFIKLLLEKKYALPYRVVDAVVAHFMRFINDTRIMPVIWHQSLLAFVQRYKNELQKDDKYDLRTLVAKQKHKLVTPEILRELDNSRNRGEKDDPMSITSPLSVINKAIEEDRFDIPEVPMEED, encoded by the exons atgaaggacaaGAAGAAGAGAAGCAGGCAGCAAAATCCAGAGCCTTTCTTTGGAGAAGACAGGGACGCCAATTCTGTGAAGAAGCGATCCAAAGCCCCCAAACGACATCAAGAACAAGAAAGG ATGATATCCTCAGATATGAGTTCAAAAATCTTGAAAGAAGCCATGCTTCAACAAAAGGAGATTCAAGTTGAGGAAGAAGAGAGAAATCCTATGAACAATGCCTTTCTCGAGGCCGACCAAGAGGTTGCTAGGCATCAACAACAAGAGCTGGACGATGATGTTGATGATTTTGCTGGATTTTCCGACACTCAAACGCAGATTGGTGATTATGAT GAAATTGATGAGAATGAGGAGAAATTACTAGAGGCCTTCTTGTCGAAGGATGCTGGTCCTCAACAAACACTTGCCGACCTCatcattgaaaaaattaaaaagcagGATGCGAATGGTTCTTCTG AAATACAAGCTTTGCCCAAGTTGGATGAGTCTCTCGTAGAATTATATAGAGG GCTTGGAGAGTTTCTGAGTAAGTACACAATCGGAAAAATGCCTAAAGCATTTAAACATATTCCTGCCATGAAATTTTGGGAGGATGTCTTGTACCTGACTAAACCCGAGAACTGGTCACCAAATGCCATGTATCAAGCAACAAGAATCTTTTCTTCCAATTTTGGTGCAAAGAAAGCAGAACGTTTCTATAAGCTTGTATTGCTTCCTCGGATCAGAGATGACATTAAGCAGCATAAGAAGCTGCACTTTTCTTTATATCAAGCTCTAAAAAAGTCACTTTACAAGCCAGCAGCATTCAACAAGGGAATATTATTTCCGTTGTGTAAG TCAGGGACATGCAACCTCAGGGAGGCTGTCATTGTTGGAAGCATTGTTCAAAAGGTTTCCATTCCTATGCTGCATTCAAG TGTAGCATTATTGAAGCTCGCCGAGATGGAATATTGTGGTACTACAAG TTACTTTATCAAGCTTCTTTTGGAAAAGAAATATGCTTTGCCATATCGCGTAGTTGATGCTGTTGTTGCTCATTTTATGAGATTTATTAATGATACAAGAATAATGCCTGTAATATGGCATCAGTCTCTTCTTGCTTTCGTGCAAAG GTACAAGAATGAACTGCAGAAAGATGATAAATATGACCTTAGAACGCTAGTCGCGAAGCAAAAGCATAAATTA GTAACACCTGAAATTCTTCGAGAGCTTGACAATAGCCGCAATCGTGGGGAGAAAGATGACCCTATGTCGATAA CATCTCCTTTGTCTGTGATAAATAAAGCAATTGAGGAAGACAGGTTTGATATTCCAGAGGTGCCTATGGAGGAGGATTGA
- the LOC126673574 gene encoding 5-methyltetrahydropteroyltriglutamate--homocysteine methyltransferase 1-like: protein MRELCVYAFTPFKLPSPSSSFLRFPSFSIRAMASHIVGYPRMGPKRELKFALESFWDGKTSADDLQKVAADLRLSIWKQMADAEIKFIPSNTFSYYDQVLDTTAMLGAVPPRYGWSGGEIGLPLYFSMARGNASLPAMEMTKWFDTNYHYIVPELGPQLHFSYASHKAVHEYMEAKALGVDTVPVLLGPVSYLLLSKPAKGVDKSFSLLSLIDKILPVYKEVVAELKAAGAKWIQFDEPKLVMDLTAHDLQAFTHAYAELEASLAGVHVVLQTYFADVPSEAYKTLTSLKGVSGFGFDLVRGTKTLDLIKAGFPTGKFLFAGVVDGRNIWANDLASSLDTLHSLESIVGKDKVVVSTSCSLLHTAVDLANENKLDKEIKSWLAFAAQKILEVNALAKAVAGHKDEAFFSSNALAHASRKSSPRVTNEAVQEAATALKGSDHRRATNVSARLDSQQKKMNLPILPTTTIGSFPQTQDLRRVRREYKAKKISEDDYVSAIKEEIRKVVEIQEQLDIDVLVHGEPERNDMVEYFGEQLSGFAFTANGWVQSYGSRCVKPPIIYGDVSRPKAMTVFWSSVAQSMTKRPMKGMLTGPVTILNWSFVRNDQPRHETCYQIALAIKDEVEDLEKAKITVIQIDEAALREGLPLRKSEHAFYLDWAVHSFRITNCGVQDSTQIHTHMCYSNFNDIIHSIIDMDADVITIENSRSDEKLLSVFREGVKYGAGIGPGVYDIHSPRIPSTEEIADRVNKMLAVLESNVLWVNPDCGLKTRKYSEVHPALSNMVSAAKLLRTQLATAK from the exons ATGAGGGAATTGTGTGTGTATGCATTCACGCCCTTCAAGCTGCCATCTCCCTCCTCTTCATTTCTTCGCTTTCCTTCCTTTTCCATCAG AGCAATGGCGTCCCACATTGTGGGTTACCCTCGAATGGGGCCCAAGAGAGAGCTCAAGTTTGCTCTCGAATCATTCTGGGACGGCAAGACCAGCGCTGACGATTTGCAAAAGGTTGCCGCAGACCTCAGGCTATCTATCTGGAAACAGATGGCTGATGCTGAAATCAAGTTTATTCCCAGCAATACTTTTTCATATTATGACCAAGTCTTGGACACCACAGCAATGCTTGGGGCTGTTCCTCCTAGATATGGTTGGAGCGGCGGCGAGATTGGTCTTCCTCTCTACTTTTCCATGGCCAGAGGCAATGCTTCTCTTCCTGCCATGGAAATGACCAAGTGGTTTGACACCAACTA CCATTACATTGTCCCTGAACTCGGACCCCAACTTCACTTCTCCTATGCATCTCACAAAGCTGTCCATGAGTACATGGAGGCCAAAGCT CTCGGCGTCGACACTGTTCCAGTCCTCCTGGGTCCTGTTTCCTATTTACTGCTGTCAAAACCAGCAAAGGGCGTCGACAAATCCTTTTCCCTTCTTTCTCTAATTGACAAGATTCTTCCTGTTTACAA gGAAGTTGTAGCTGAATTGAAGGCAGCTGGTGCAAAATGGATTCAGTTTGATGAGCCCAAGCTGGTGATGGATCTTACTGCTCATGACCTGCAAGCATTCACTCATGCATATGCCGAGCTGGAGGCATCTTTAGCTGGAGTGCATGTTGTGCTTCAGACATACTTTGCTGATGTTCCATCTGAGGCATACAAAACCCTCACATCATTAAAGGGTGTTAGTGGATTCGGGTTTGACCTTGTTCGTGGTACAAAGACCCTTGATTTAATTAAGGCTGGATTCCCTACAGGAAAATTCCTCTTTGCTGGAGTAGTTGACGGAAGAAACATCTGGGCTAATGATCTTGCTTCGTCACTTGATACATTGCATTCTCTTGAGTCCATTGTTGGCAAAG ACAAAGTTGTGGTCTCCACTTCCTGCTCCCTTCTACACACTGCAGTGGATCTAGCTAATGAAAACAAATTGGATAAAGAAATCAAATCATGGCTTGCATTTGCTGCACAGAAAATACTTGAAGTAAATGCCCTAGCCAAGGCAGTAGCTGGACACAAGGATGAG GCATTCTTCTCGTCCAATGCGTTAGCACATGCTTCAAGAAAGTCCTCTCCAAGGGTGACAAATGAGGCTGTTCAAGAGGCT GCTACTGCATTGAAGGGTTCTGACCATCGCCGGGCTACAAATGTGAGTGCAAGGCTTGATTCTCAGCAGAAAAAAATGAATCTTCCAATTCTTCCCACCACCACAATTGGGTCTTTCCCTCAGACTCAAGATCTCAGGAGAGTGCGCCGTGAATACAAGGCTAAGAA GATCTCGGAGGATGATTATGTCAGTGCCATCAAGGAGGAAATTAGGAAAGTTGTCGAGATCCAAGAACAACTGGACATTGATGTTTTGGTTCATGGTGAACCAGAA AGGAATGACATGGTTGAGTACTTCGGCGAGCAGTTGTCTGGTTTTGCCTTCACTGCAAATGGATGGGTGCAGTCATATGGTTCTCGTTGTGTTAAGCCTCCTATTATTTATGGTGATGTGAGCCGTCCCAAGGCCATGACTGTCTTCTGGTCTTCAGTGGCTCAGAGCATGACTAAGCGACCCATGAAGGGAATGCTGACTGGCCCTGTTACCATTCTCAACTGGTCCTTTGTTAGAAATGACCAACCTAG ACACGAGACATGCTATCAAATTGCTTTGGCCATCAAGGATGAGGTTGAGGATCTTGAGAAAGCTAAAATCACAGTAATCCAGATTGATGAAGCTGCTTTGAGAGAGGGTTTGCCTCTGAGAAAGTCTGAGCACGCCTTCTATTTGGATTGGGCTGTTCACTCTTTCAGGATCACTAACTGTGGTGTCCAAGACTCGACCCAG ATCCACACTCACATGTGCTACTCAAACTTCAATGATATTATCCACTCTATTATCGACATGGACGCTGACGTGATCACCATTGAGAACTCTAGATCAGATGAGAAGCTTCTCTCGGTGTTCCGAGAGGGAGTGAAATATGGCGCGGGTATAGGTCCTGGTGTCTATGACATTCACTCACCCAGGATCCCATCAACAGAAGAAATTGCAGATCGGGTCAACAAGATGCTTGCAGTTCTTGAAAGCAATGTCCTCTGGGTCAATCCCGATTGTGGGTTGAAGACCCGAAAGTACTCTGAAGTGCACCCAGCCCTCAGCAACATGGTTTCTGCGGCCAAACTTCTCCGCACTCAGCTTGCAACTGCCAAGTGA